From a single Paludibacter jiangxiensis genomic region:
- the uvrA gene encoding excinuclease ABC subunit UvrA, producing the protein MQQNIEENELIEVYGARVHNLKNIDVTIPRNKLTVITGLSGSGKSSLAFDTIFAEGQRRYIETFSAYARNFLGNLERPDVDNITGLSPVISIEQKTTNKNPRSTVGTTTEIYDFFRLLFARAGEAYSYVSGEKMVKYTDEEILRLIFKHYDGKKTYILAPLVRNRKGHYKELFEQVRKKGYLHVRIDGQIKEIMPGMRVDRYKNHDIELVIDKLVVAEQDDRRLKSSIGTGMHQGNGTIMLLDYATGDIRHFSRQLMCPTSGISYSEPAPHNFSFNSPQGACPKCKGLSYVNQIDIDKIIPDRTLSIAQGGIVPLGKHKNSLIFWQIDAIGAKYGFNEKTPILEIPEEALDEILNGTNEPLNIKNGSLGASNYFASYEGVIKYIALQNDSDASATEQKWASQFVKTTVCPECKGTRLNVEARHFRIHDKTISDLANMDITDLYEWCGTVEQFLSDKQKAIAVEILKEIRSRLRFLLDVGLGYLSLNRNSMSLSGGESQRIRLATQIGSQLVNVLYILDEPSIGLHQRDNERLIDSLKKLRDTGNSVIVVEHDRDMMLASDYVIDLGPRAGRHGGELVFAGTPDEMLKCSTLTSDYLNGKRKIELPAQRRKGSGTFLTLKGATGNNLKGVDVSFPLGTLICVTGVSGSGKSTLVNDTLHPILSQKFYHSLQDPLPYESIEGLEHVDKVIDVDQSPIGRTPRSNPATYTGIFSDIRNLFVTLPEAKIRGYKPGRFSFNIAGGRCETCGGNGYKTIEMNFLPDVLVPCEECHGKRYNRETLEVRYKSKSIADVLDMTINQAVEFFEALPSISHKLKVLQDVGLGYIKVGQPSSTLSGGESQRIKLAAELAKKDTGNTLYILDEPTTGLHFEDIRVLLSVLNRLVNKGNTVIVIEHNSDVIKSADYIIDLGPDGGKAGGRIMDTGTPEEIVRKSKSCTAVFLKNELI; encoded by the coding sequence ATGCAACAAAATATAGAAGAAAATGAGTTGATTGAGGTGTATGGCGCTCGGGTGCACAACCTGAAGAATATTGATGTGACCATTCCCCGCAATAAACTGACGGTGATTACCGGATTGAGCGGTAGCGGCAAATCATCCCTGGCTTTTGATACTATTTTTGCCGAAGGCCAACGCCGGTATATTGAGACTTTTTCTGCTTATGCCCGCAATTTCCTGGGAAATCTGGAGCGCCCCGATGTAGATAACATTACCGGATTGAGTCCGGTAATTTCTATCGAACAAAAGACGACCAACAAGAATCCCCGTTCTACAGTAGGAACTACAACCGAAATATACGATTTCTTCCGTCTGCTTTTTGCCCGTGCCGGAGAAGCTTATTCTTATGTAAGCGGAGAAAAGATGGTGAAATATACTGACGAAGAGATTCTTAGACTTATCTTTAAGCATTATGACGGTAAGAAAACCTATATTCTGGCGCCTTTGGTCCGAAACCGCAAGGGACATTATAAAGAGCTGTTCGAGCAGGTTAGAAAGAAGGGATACCTGCATGTGCGAATTGATGGGCAGATAAAAGAGATTATGCCGGGAATGAGGGTCGACCGCTATAAAAATCACGATATAGAGCTGGTGATTGATAAATTGGTGGTTGCCGAACAGGATGATCGCCGACTCAAATCCTCTATCGGAACGGGTATGCACCAGGGTAATGGAACTATAATGCTGTTGGACTACGCTACCGGCGATATCCGGCATTTTAGCCGTCAACTGATGTGCCCAACCTCCGGTATTTCTTACAGTGAACCGGCGCCTCACAATTTCTCGTTTAACTCTCCTCAGGGTGCCTGTCCTAAATGTAAGGGTCTCAGTTATGTCAATCAGATTGATATCGATAAAATTATACCGGATCGTACTCTGAGTATTGCGCAAGGTGGCATCGTTCCACTCGGGAAGCATAAAAATTCGCTCATTTTCTGGCAGATAGATGCTATTGGTGCGAAATATGGTTTCAATGAAAAAACGCCTATTTTGGAAATTCCCGAAGAGGCTCTCGATGAAATTCTGAACGGAACCAACGAACCTTTGAATATAAAAAATGGTTCACTCGGGGCTTCTAATTATTTTGCGTCATACGAAGGCGTGATTAAGTACATTGCTTTGCAAAACGATAGCGATGCTTCTGCTACCGAGCAGAAATGGGCTTCTCAGTTTGTAAAGACTACTGTTTGTCCGGAGTGTAAGGGCACCAGGTTGAATGTGGAGGCGCGCCATTTCCGTATCCACGACAAGACGATTTCCGATTTGGCGAACATGGATATTACCGACTTATATGAATGGTGTGGTACTGTAGAGCAATTCCTGTCAGACAAACAAAAAGCCATCGCAGTAGAGATTTTGAAAGAAATCCGTTCCCGGTTGCGATTCTTGCTGGATGTGGGATTGGGTTATTTATCTCTCAACCGTAATTCGATGTCGCTTTCGGGCGGCGAAAGTCAGCGAATTCGCTTGGCAACGCAGATCGGTTCGCAGTTAGTCAATGTTTTATACATTCTTGATGAGCCAAGTATCGGGTTACACCAGCGGGATAACGAACGGTTGATCGACTCGTTGAAAAAATTAAGAGATACCGGCAATTCGGTCATAGTGGTAGAGCACGACCGCGATATGATGCTGGCTTCCGATTACGTTATAGATCTTGGGCCACGGGCAGGTCGTCATGGTGGTGAACTGGTTTTTGCTGGAACTCCGGACGAAATGTTGAAATGCAGTACTCTGACATCAGATTACTTAAACGGTAAACGCAAAATTGAATTGCCGGCGCAACGTCGTAAAGGCAGCGGTACGTTCCTGACGCTGAAAGGAGCAACAGGCAATAACCTGAAAGGAGTAGATGTCTCATTCCCATTAGGAACGCTTATTTGCGTAACAGGTGTTTCAGGTAGTGGTAAGTCTACATTGGTGAATGATACCTTGCATCCGATACTGAGCCAGAAGTTTTACCATTCATTGCAGGATCCTCTTCCTTACGAGAGTATTGAGGGTTTGGAGCATGTGGATAAGGTGATTGATGTGGATCAGTCTCCGATCGGGCGAACTCCACGGTCCAATCCGGCGACTTATACCGGCATCTTCTCTGACATTCGTAACTTGTTCGTTACCTTGCCGGAGGCTAAAATAAGAGGGTATAAACCGGGACGTTTTTCGTTCAATATTGCGGGTGGTCGTTGCGAAACCTGTGGCGGGAATGGTTACAAGACAATCGAAATGAACTTTCTGCCGGATGTGCTTGTTCCCTGTGAAGAATGTCATGGTAAGCGCTACAACAGGGAAACGTTGGAGGTTCGCTATAAAAGCAAGTCTATTGCAGATGTGCTGGATATGACGATCAATCAGGCTGTCGAATTCTTTGAGGCGCTTCCTTCTATATCGCACAAACTGAAAGTGCTGCAGGATGTGGGGCTTGGTTATATAAAGGTAGGGCAACCATCATCTACTCTTTCGGGAGGCGAAAGTCAGCGGATAAAGCTGGCTGCCGAATTGGCCAAAAAGGATACCGGGAATACCTTATATATATTAGATGAGCCAACAACCGGGTTACATTTTGAAGACATCCGTGTACTATTAAGCGTTCTCAACCGTTTAGTAAACAAAGGTAACACGGTGATTGTGATTGAACATAATTCGGATGTGATTAAATCTGCCGATTATATTATCGATTTGGGACCCGATGGAGGGAAAGCCGGAGGCCGGATTATGGACACAGGAACACCCGAAGAAATAGTTCGAAAATCAAAGAGTTGCACAGCTGTTTTTCTGAAAAACGAATTGATTTAA
- the recA gene encoding recombinase RecA: protein MSEQTLKQPSIEKLKALQLAMDKIEKDHGKGTIMKMGDTKVEEVPVISTGSIGLNNALGVGGFPRGRVIEIYGPESSGKTTLAIHAIAETQKAGGIAAIIDAEHAFDRFYAEKLGVDIDNLLISQPDSGEQALEVADQLIRSSAIDLVVIDSVAALTPKAELEGDMGDSKMGLQARLMSQALRKLTANINKTNTCCIFINQLREKIGVMFGNPETTTGGNALKFYASVRLDIRRIGQIKDGEEVIGNQTRVKVVKNKVAPPFRKAEFDIMFGEGISRNGEIVDLGVEYGIVKKSGSWYSYGDTKIGQGRDAAKNVIKDNPELAAELDAKITEALKQSK, encoded by the coding sequence ATGTCAGAACAGACCCTCAAACAACCCTCCATTGAGAAATTGAAAGCCCTTCAATTAGCCATGGATAAAATTGAAAAAGATCATGGCAAAGGCACCATTATGAAAATGGGCGATACCAAAGTGGAAGAAGTTCCTGTAATTTCTACCGGCTCCATCGGTTTGAACAATGCTCTGGGTGTGGGAGGTTTCCCCCGTGGACGTGTCATCGAGATTTACGGTCCCGAATCATCCGGTAAAACCACATTGGCAATTCACGCCATTGCCGAGACTCAAAAAGCCGGCGGCATTGCAGCAATCATCGACGCCGAACACGCTTTCGACCGTTTTTATGCCGAAAAACTTGGAGTGGATATCGACAACCTGCTTATTTCTCAACCTGACAGCGGAGAACAAGCTTTGGAAGTTGCCGACCAACTGATCCGTTCATCTGCCATTGACCTGGTTGTTATCGACTCAGTGGCCGCACTGACTCCGAAAGCCGAATTGGAAGGCGATATGGGCGATTCCAAGATGGGTCTTCAGGCTCGCCTGATGTCGCAGGCTTTGCGTAAACTCACTGCAAATATCAACAAAACAAATACCTGCTGTATTTTCATCAACCAGTTACGCGAAAAAATCGGTGTGATGTTTGGCAATCCCGAAACTACCACCGGTGGTAACGCCCTCAAATTCTATGCTTCGGTTCGTTTAGACATCCGTCGCATCGGACAAATAAAAGATGGAGAAGAGGTGATCGGTAACCAGACCCGTGTAAAAGTAGTAAAAAACAAGGTGGCACCTCCTTTCCGCAAAGCCGAATTCGACATCATGTTCGGTGAAGGTATTTCACGCAACGGTGAAATCGTTGACCTTGGAGTCGAATATGGCATTGTTAAAAAGAGCGGTTCATGGTACAGCTATGGTGACACCAAAATAGGCCAGGGACGCGATGCTGCCAAAAATGTCATCAAAGACAATCCTGAACTGGCCGCCGAACTGGATGCAAAAATCACAGAAGCTTTGAAACAATCCAAATAA
- the pyrE gene encoding orotate phosphoribosyltransferase has protein sequence MKLLEQIVAEKLLKVKAVKLQPNNPFTWASGWKSPIYCDNRKTLSYPEIRNFIKIELARLVCEHFGEATAIAGVATGAIAQGAMVAEELGLPFVYVRSKPKDHGLENLIEGDLRPGSKVLVIEDLISTGGSSLKAVEAIRNDGSEVIGMLAIFSYGFPVAEKQFKDANVNCMTLSNYDAILDVALATDYIDEAEIKTLQEWRHDPAKWQPSHK, from the coding sequence ATGAAACTTTTAGAACAAATTGTTGCAGAAAAACTATTGAAGGTAAAAGCTGTAAAATTACAGCCGAACAATCCTTTTACGTGGGCCTCGGGCTGGAAGTCGCCTATCTATTGCGACAATCGTAAAACCCTTTCGTATCCGGAAATCAGAAATTTCATCAAAATAGAACTGGCACGCTTAGTTTGCGAACATTTTGGCGAAGCTACAGCTATCGCTGGTGTTGCCACAGGAGCTATCGCTCAGGGAGCTATGGTTGCCGAAGAACTCGGCTTGCCTTTTGTATACGTTCGCTCAAAACCCAAAGATCACGGCCTTGAAAACCTGATTGAAGGTGATTTGCGTCCCGGAAGCAAAGTGCTTGTTATAGAAGACCTGATTTCCACAGGCGGCAGCAGTCTGAAAGCCGTAGAAGCGATCCGTAACGACGGTAGCGAGGTAATCGGTATGCTGGCGATATTTTCATATGGCTTCCCTGTTGCAGAAAAACAATTCAAAGATGCTAACGTTAATTGCATGACATTAAGCAATTACGATGCTATTTTGGATGTAGCTCTTGCAACCGACTATATTGACGAAGCTGAAATTAAAACACTACAAGAGTGGCGCCATGATCCTGCAAAATGGCAACCCTCTCATAAATAA
- the mnmD gene encoding tRNA (5-methylaminomethyl-2-thiouridine)(34)-methyltransferase MnmD, with protein MQEIQFQLTEDGSHTLYLPEMDEHYHSVHGAVQESRHVFIRAGFEACLSQSPRIFEVGFGTGLNALLTAIEAEKSKRRVAYTSVELYPLSSDQAGQLNYGAMLNADSLFAGLHDAPWNEWRSISPWFDLKKVEADFSVMPMPENEYDLIYFDAFAPNKQEDLWKPEIFDRLFHSLNPGGVFVTYCAKGVVRRMLQSSGFLVERMPGPPGKHEMLRGKKP; from the coding sequence ATGCAAGAGATTCAATTTCAACTGACGGAGGACGGTTCGCACACTCTTTACCTGCCTGAAATGGATGAACATTACCATTCTGTTCACGGTGCTGTTCAGGAATCCCGTCACGTTTTTATTCGTGCAGGGTTTGAAGCCTGTCTCTCTCAGTCGCCCCGGATTTTTGAGGTGGGTTTTGGAACCGGACTGAATGCGCTTTTGACAGCCATTGAAGCAGAAAAATCAAAACGCAGGGTGGCTTATACTTCGGTCGAACTTTATCCTCTGTCGTCGGATCAGGCCGGGCAGCTCAACTATGGCGCGATGCTGAATGCAGATTCGCTTTTTGCCGGTTTGCATGATGCTCCGTGGAATGAGTGGAGATCTATCTCTCCCTGGTTTGACTTGAAAAAGGTTGAAGCTGATTTTTCTGTCATGCCAATGCCCGAAAATGAATATGATTTGATATACTTTGATGCGTTTGCACCAAACAAGCAGGAAGATTTGTGGAAACCCGAAATTTTTGACCGTCTTTTTCATAGTCTTAATCCCGGTGGTGTTTTTGTAACTTACTGTGCGAAAGGTGTTGTGAGAAGAATGTTGCAGTCTTCAGGATTTCTGGTGGAACGTATGCCCGGTCCTCCGGGAAAACATGAGATGTTGCGTGGAAAGAAGCCATAA
- a CDS encoding saccharopine dehydrogenase family protein gives MGKVLIIGAGGVGTVVVHKVAQNHAVFTEIMLASRTKSKCDVIAADVKQRYGVNVATAQVDADNVNELIALFNDYKPELVINVALPYQDLTIMDACLATGVNYLDTANYEPKDEAHFEYSWQWAYQQRFKDAGLTAILGCGFDPGVTSVFTAYAAKHHFDEIHYLDIVDCNAGDHGKAFATNFNPEINIREVTQKGKYWENGQWVETEPHEIHKPLNYPEIGPKESYVIYHEELESLVKNFPTLKRARFWMTFGQEYLTHLRVIQNIGMARIDEVEYNGVKIVPIQFLKAVLPNPGDLGENYTGWTSIGCRISGIKDGKPKTYYIYNNCSHEAAFTETGTQGVSYTTGVPATIGALMFMTGQWRQPGVFNVEEFNPDPFLEQLGKQGLPWVELTDIDLEL, from the coding sequence ATGGGAAAAGTATTGATTATTGGCGCAGGCGGTGTGGGCACCGTCGTTGTGCACAAAGTGGCTCAAAACCACGCGGTATTTACCGAAATCATGCTGGCAAGCCGCACTAAATCGAAGTGCGACGTTATTGCCGCCGATGTAAAACAACGTTACGGCGTGAATGTAGCTACTGCTCAGGTAGACGCCGACAATGTAAACGAACTGATTGCTCTTTTCAACGATTATAAACCGGAACTGGTTATCAACGTGGCGCTGCCGTATCAGGATCTGACCATCATGGATGCCTGTCTGGCTACCGGAGTAAACTACTTAGACACGGCCAACTACGAGCCAAAAGACGAGGCTCACTTCGAATACAGCTGGCAGTGGGCTTATCAGCAACGTTTCAAGGATGCCGGTCTGACCGCCATTCTGGGTTGCGGCTTCGATCCGGGCGTAACAAGTGTATTTACCGCATATGCCGCCAAACATCATTTCGATGAGATCCATTATCTGGACATCGTTGACTGTAATGCCGGCGACCACGGAAAAGCATTTGCCACCAACTTCAACCCGGAAATCAACATCCGCGAAGTAACCCAAAAAGGCAAATACTGGGAAAACGGACAGTGGGTTGAAACAGAACCACACGAAATTCACAAACCATTGAACTATCCGGAAATAGGCCCGAAAGAGTCGTACGTGATCTACCACGAAGAGCTGGAATCGTTGGTTAAAAACTTCCCGACACTAAAACGCGCCCGCTTTTGGATGACTTTCGGACAGGAATACCTCACACACCTGCGCGTAATCCAAAACATCGGGATGGCTCGCATCGACGAGGTGGAATACAACGGCGTAAAAATTGTGCCAATCCAGTTCCTGAAAGCCGTACTGCCCAACCCGGGCGATCTGGGAGAAAACTATACCGGCTGGACTTCCATCGGATGCCGCATCTCGGGTATCAAGGATGGCAAACCGAAGACTTACTACATTTACAACAACTGTAGTCACGAGGCAGCCTTCACAGAAACCGGAACTCAAGGAGTAAGCTACACCACCGGTGTACCGGCTACTATCGGCGCATTGATGTTCATGACCGGACAATGGCGTCAACCGGGCGTATTCAACGTGGAAGAGTTCAATCCCGATCCTTTCCTCGAACAGCTCGGCAAACAGGGTCTTCCTTGGGTAGAGCTGACTGACATCGATCTGGAACTGTAA
- a CDS encoding rhomboid family intramembrane serine protease, with the protein MLFYPNMSQERRRFLHALIIPILLSLLLVLIYIVQWGLQWDVEAWGVVPRTVSGLKGILLHPFAHAGLSHLFNNVSTFLILSTALYYFYRDVAGKVLLLLWPMTGILLWIIGRDSIHIGASGIIYGLAFFIFWGGLLMRNISLLAISLAVVFWYGSMVWDMLPFLPNESISWEGHLSGAVSGSILAFVFRKTGWQPQESDSEEDSDNDELEEIAMKYEKEGELIEKEENNQTDNQ; encoded by the coding sequence ATGTTGTTCTATCCCAATATGTCACAGGAACGCCGCCGCTTTTTGCATGCATTGATCATCCCGATCCTGCTTTCATTGCTGCTTGTCCTGATTTATATCGTTCAGTGGGGGCTTCAGTGGGACGTCGAGGCGTGGGGTGTTGTTCCCAGAACGGTCTCCGGATTAAAGGGAATTTTATTACACCCTTTTGCTCATGCAGGCCTGTCTCATCTCTTCAATAATGTTTCAACTTTTCTGATTTTGTCCACTGCTTTGTATTATTTCTATCGTGATGTAGCTGGCAAAGTGCTTTTGTTATTATGGCCGATGACGGGAATTTTATTGTGGATTATCGGTCGCGATAGTATTCACATCGGAGCGAGTGGTATTATTTACGGGCTGGCGTTTTTTATCTTTTGGGGAGGTTTGCTGATGCGCAATATCTCTTTGCTGGCTATTTCCCTCGCCGTGGTCTTCTGGTACGGAAGTATGGTGTGGGACATGCTGCCTTTTTTGCCCAACGAATCCATTTCGTGGGAAGGACATTTGTCGGGCGCTGTTTCCGGATCGATACTCGCGTTTGTTTTCCGTAAAACCGGATGGCAACCGCAGGAAAGTGATTCGGAAGAGGATTCAGATAATGACGAATTGGAGGAAATAGCGATGAAATACGAAAAAGAGGGAGAGTTGATAGAAAAAGAAGAAAATAATCAAACCGACAACCAATGA
- the argH gene encoding argininosuccinate lyase: protein MAQKLWDKGVKTDQEIERFTIGRDQEMDLYLAKYDVLGSMAHITMLESIGLLEKEELQQLLKELKNIYGIVQKGDFVIEEGIEDVHSQVELMLTRALGEMGKKIHSGRSRNDQALLDLKLFARAEIAKTVTKVCDLFDVLIAQSNRYKNVLMPGYTHLQIAMPSSFGLWFGAYAESLADDLQLLLSAYKIANRNPLGSAAGYGSSFPLNRQMTTDLLGFDTMNYNVVYAQMGRGKMERIVTTALASVAATLSKLAFDACMFSNQNFGFIKLPDAFTTGSSIMPHKKNPDVFELTRAKCNKIQAIPQQITMIVNNLPSGYFRDLQITKECFVPTFEELNDCLDMTTTMMDKVAINDHILDDNRYDLIFSVETVNQLAREGMPFRDAYKKVGLDIEAGNFHPDKNIHHTHEGSIGNLCNDEITTYKDEIVGQFNFDKVELAYNKLLSV, encoded by the coding sequence ATGGCTCAGAAACTTTGGGACAAAGGAGTTAAAACCGATCAGGAGATTGAACGGTTTACTATCGGTCGTGATCAGGAGATGGATCTCTATCTCGCAAAATACGACGTTTTAGGTTCAATGGCTCATATCACGATGCTTGAAAGCATTGGCCTCTTGGAAAAAGAAGAGCTGCAACAACTTCTGAAGGAATTGAAAAATATTTACGGAATCGTCCAAAAGGGCGATTTCGTAATTGAAGAAGGCATCGAAGACGTACACTCGCAGGTAGAACTAATGCTAACCCGCGCATTGGGTGAAATGGGGAAAAAGATCCACAGCGGTCGTTCGCGAAACGATCAGGCGCTGCTCGATCTGAAGCTTTTTGCCCGTGCCGAAATAGCAAAAACAGTCACCAAAGTGTGCGATCTCTTCGACGTACTGATAGCCCAGAGCAACCGCTACAAAAACGTGTTGATGCCGGGCTACACTCACCTGCAAATAGCCATGCCTTCGTCGTTCGGACTATGGTTTGGCGCTTATGCCGAAAGCCTTGCCGACGACCTGCAACTTTTGCTCTCGGCTTACAAAATCGCCAACCGCAACCCGCTTGGATCGGCCGCCGGATACGGTTCATCGTTTCCGCTCAACCGCCAGATGACTACTGACCTGTTGGGCTTTGACACCATGAATTACAACGTGGTGTATGCTCAGATGGGGCGCGGCAAAATGGAGCGGATAGTAACCACCGCACTTGCTTCAGTAGCAGCAACACTATCCAAACTGGCTTTTGACGCCTGCATGTTCTCGAACCAAAATTTCGGATTCATCAAATTGCCTGATGCTTTCACAACCGGTTCGAGCATTATGCCGCACAAGAAGAATCCGGACGTTTTTGAGTTGACACGCGCCAAATGCAATAAAATTCAGGCAATACCCCAGCAAATTACAATGATCGTAAACAACCTGCCATCAGGTTATTTCCGTGACTTGCAAATTACCAAGGAGTGTTTCGTTCCTACTTTTGAAGAACTGAACGATTGCCTTGACATGACTACTACGATGATGGACAAAGTCGCCATCAACGATCACATCCTCGACGACAATCGCTACGACCTGATTTTCAGCGTAGAGACAGTAAACCAGCTTGCCCGCGAAGGAATGCCATTCCGCGATGCTTACAAAAAAGTGGGACTAGACATTGAAGCCGGGAATTTTCATCCGGACAAAAACATCCACCACACGCACGAAGGCAGCATAGGAAATCTTTGCAACGACGAAATCACAACTTACAAGGACGAAATTGTAGGACAATTCAACTTTGACAAAGTAGAGCTGGCTTACAACAAACTACTGTCTGTCTAA
- a CDS encoding ComEC/Rec2 family competence protein gives MTRFAHRIPFFRLFLALAAGIFTGSMCEIPVWLYVLLLSLAVAALVVSSTIKNVSLQFRFRWLFGSGVFFAFYVLGAWSFQQSQTKIRFPLDGIKGVFEVEVKEAPIEKAKSTLYKVNIVRSLKANEVVNVDKVALLYLPKDTSGSRFDFGDRLMVYTTFSIPKGNGNPEEFQFGRYLQMHGVSATAFAFRGSYRKIGHSSAFSLKAISSHLRQKLLEVYKRYHIEGDEFAVVGALMLGYNDALTRELLDSYSITGAMHVLSVSGLHVAIVCAVFYFLLGFMDKRRWSFVVKHLIVIVLLWAFAILTGLAPAVVRSALMFSLIALGYVVSRKPQIYNTIFFSAFVMLLYDPCYLFDVGFQLSYMAVLSIVYFEPKFKKLIDVKFKPLKWLWELTCVSMAAQLGTAALGVFYFHRFSNFFWLSNMVVVPLSGFIMYAAMALLLVAPFPVIAGWVALALKWMLIGMNGAIRWIEHLPLAAYNLWIDQWQLWVCSLAILFAAGYFATRKYLLLQLALVCVMLFLVDDLARNFQSMNEKEVVVWADSKNTHVQFTTGNQSFAVSSDSLKLKQLSSGYRIKQGIDAQRFCNQKAVAFCGKHFLITNDSLFRRKYSESKMPVDYLIVGNKTRITMDKLLRFVEPKQVIVDNSISKWYSNRLKQQCNSLGIAFVDTKISGACRLRME, from the coding sequence ATGACCCGATTTGCACACAGGATTCCCTTTTTTCGTTTGTTTCTTGCATTGGCTGCCGGAATCTTTACGGGAAGTATGTGCGAAATTCCCGTGTGGCTCTATGTTTTGTTGTTAAGTCTTGCTGTTGCTGCGTTAGTTGTTTCCTCAACAATTAAAAATGTATCTCTTCAGTTTCGGTTCCGGTGGTTGTTTGGTAGCGGAGTTTTCTTTGCGTTCTATGTTTTGGGAGCATGGTCGTTTCAACAATCGCAAACGAAGATCCGCTTTCCATTGGACGGGATTAAGGGTGTGTTTGAAGTCGAAGTAAAAGAGGCTCCTATCGAAAAAGCAAAATCGACGTTGTACAAAGTGAATATCGTTCGCAGTCTGAAAGCAAATGAGGTTGTTAACGTAGACAAGGTTGCATTGCTATATCTCCCGAAAGATACATCCGGATCCCGGTTCGATTTTGGTGATCGCCTGATGGTTTATACTACTTTTTCCATACCAAAAGGGAATGGGAATCCGGAAGAGTTTCAATTTGGTCGTTATCTTCAAATGCACGGTGTCTCAGCTACAGCTTTCGCTTTTCGCGGAAGTTATCGAAAAATTGGGCATTCGTCTGCATTTTCTTTAAAAGCTATATCCTCTCATCTCCGGCAGAAATTGCTTGAAGTTTACAAACGTTATCATATTGAAGGTGATGAGTTTGCTGTTGTGGGCGCTCTGATGTTGGGTTATAACGATGCTTTGACCCGAGAGTTGCTTGATAGTTATAGCATTACCGGAGCGATGCATGTATTGTCGGTTTCCGGACTGCATGTCGCGATTGTTTGTGCGGTGTTCTATTTCCTGCTCGGTTTTATGGATAAACGTCGGTGGTCGTTTGTCGTCAAGCATCTTATTGTCATTGTGCTGTTGTGGGCTTTTGCCATCCTGACCGGTCTTGCGCCTGCTGTGGTTCGTTCGGCTCTGATGTTTTCTTTAATTGCTTTGGGCTACGTGGTTTCGCGCAAGCCGCAAATCTACAATACTATCTTCTTCTCGGCTTTCGTTATGTTGCTCTACGATCCGTGTTATCTTTTTGATGTCGGGTTTCAATTGAGCTATATGGCGGTGTTGAGTATTGTCTATTTTGAACCGAAATTCAAAAAGCTGATCGATGTCAAATTCAAACCCTTGAAATGGTTATGGGAATTGACCTGTGTGTCGATGGCGGCACAGCTCGGCACAGCGGCTTTGGGCGTGTTTTACTTTCATCGGTTTTCCAACTTCTTCTGGTTGAGCAATATGGTGGTGGTGCCACTTTCGGGATTTATCATGTATGCGGCAATGGCGTTGCTGTTGGTGGCTCCGTTTCCTGTAATTGCCGGTTGGGTGGCGCTCGCTTTGAAATGGATGTTGATCGGAATGAATGGCGCTATCCGGTGGATCGAACATTTGCCCTTGGCGGCCTATAATTTGTGGATTGATCAATGGCAATTGTGGGTTTGTTCGCTCGCTATTTTGTTTGCGGCAGGCTATTTTGCTACCCGGAAATATCTGCTGTTGCAGCTTGCTTTGGTCTGTGTGATGCTGTTTTTGGTGGATGATCTGGCTCGTAATTTCCAGTCGATGAACGAAAAAGAGGTCGTGGTTTGGGCTGACAGTAAAAATACGCATGTTCAATTTACGACAGGAAACCAAAGTTTTGCGGTTTCGTCCGACTCGTTAAAACTGAAGCAGCTATCATCAGGTTATCGCATAAAGCAAGGAATTGATGCGCAGCGATTTTGCAATCAAAAAGCAGTTGCGTTTTGCGGCAAGCATTTTCTGATTACCAACGATTCCTTGTTTCGTAGAAAATATTCCGAATCTAAAATGCCAGTGGATTATCTTATTGTCGGCAATAAAACACGTATTACCATGGACAAATTGTTGCGGTTTGTGGAGCCGAAACAGGTCATTGTCGATAATTCCATTTCAAAATGGTACAGTAATCGGTTGAAACAGCAATGCAATTCGCTCGGAATTGCATTTGTCGACACAAAAATCTCCGGTGCTTGCCGGTTGAGGATGGAGTGA